In Sphingomonas sp. LT1P40, the following are encoded in one genomic region:
- a CDS encoding prolyl hydroxylase family protein: protein MIAPLSTSGSASGFPIEPVIEQLTRQPGVQRVPNPKLTLFVRKAFLDQALCAEVMGLIDIDRRPSTISDYNGDAVFRTSETCDLPAQAPAVAEVERMIAAFIGLDPAHGEPLQGQRYAVGQEFKAHTDYFEPAGVDFEKFCAVSGQRTWTVMIYLNEVEAGGATRFKAIDKLIQPETGKLLAWSNLRPNGTPNPSTLHHAMKVRAGTKYVITKWFRERPWG from the coding sequence ATGATCGCGCCCCTATCCACATCCGGGTCCGCATCCGGGTTTCCGATTGAACCGGTGATCGAGCAGCTGACCCGCCAGCCCGGCGTTCAGAGAGTGCCGAACCCGAAACTGACGCTGTTCGTGCGCAAAGCGTTTCTGGACCAAGCATTGTGCGCGGAGGTGATGGGCCTGATCGATATCGACCGGCGGCCGTCGACGATATCCGATTATAATGGCGATGCGGTGTTTCGCACCAGCGAGACTTGTGATCTTCCCGCGCAGGCACCAGCGGTGGCCGAGGTCGAGCGGATGATCGCGGCGTTCATCGGGCTCGATCCGGCACATGGCGAGCCGCTACAGGGCCAGCGTTATGCCGTGGGGCAGGAGTTCAAGGCGCATACCGACTATTTCGAGCCGGCAGGCGTCGATTTCGAGAAATTCTGCGCGGTATCGGGGCAGCGCACCTGGACTGTGATGATTTACCTGAACGAGGTCGAGGCGGGCGGCGCGACGCGGTTCAAGGCGATCGACAAGCTGATCCAGCCGGAGACCGGCAAACTGCTGGCGTGGAGCAATTTGCGACCGAACGGCACGCCCAACCCATCGACGCTTCATCACGCGATGAAAGTGCGCGCGGGGACCAAATACGTCATCACGAAATGGTTTCGGGAGCGGCCCTGGGGGTAA
- a CDS encoding Leu/Phe/Val dehydrogenase → MGAVWDLPDFDEHEGVHLISDPASGLRAVIAIHSTKLGPAAGGVRFWHYADSARAVTDALRLSRGMSYKNAMADLPLGGGKGVVLASEPGATISEAQLIAFGNAVESLGGRYVTAEDVGMSEERMKVIATQTRHVSGLPVEGGNAGGDPGPFTALGIYLGVKAAAKRALGVESMRGIHVAVQGVGSVGGGLARLLAADGAKLTLADVNADKAAALARELGADVVAADAVLRVSADIVSPNALGAILTEESIAALDCRVVAGGANNQLATRADGDRIHARGILYAPDYVINAGGIINVGLEYLGKGDRAEVEARIARIPDRLEQVWTESDRTGAPASEVADMIAQRLIGR, encoded by the coding sequence ATGGGCGCGGTTTGGGACCTTCCCGATTTTGACGAGCACGAGGGCGTGCATCTCATCAGCGACCCGGCAAGCGGGCTGCGCGCGGTGATTGCGATCCATTCGACCAAGCTGGGTCCCGCTGCCGGCGGCGTTCGCTTCTGGCACTATGCCGATTCGGCCAGGGCGGTCACCGATGCGCTGCGCCTGTCGCGCGGCATGTCGTACAAGAACGCGATGGCCGATCTGCCACTCGGCGGCGGCAAGGGCGTCGTCCTCGCATCCGAACCGGGTGCAACGATCAGCGAGGCACAGCTGATCGCATTCGGCAACGCAGTCGAATCGCTGGGCGGGCGTTACGTCACCGCTGAGGATGTCGGCATGTCCGAGGAGCGGATGAAGGTCATCGCCACCCAGACCCGCCACGTCTCGGGCCTGCCGGTCGAAGGCGGCAATGCTGGCGGCGATCCCGGCCCGTTCACCGCGCTCGGCATCTATCTTGGCGTCAAGGCGGCGGCCAAGCGCGCGCTGGGCGTCGAGAGCATGCGCGGCATACATGTCGCGGTGCAGGGTGTCGGCAGCGTCGGCGGTGGTTTGGCGCGCCTGTTGGCAGCGGACGGCGCGAAGCTCACGCTCGCCGACGTCAATGCCGACAAGGCAGCCGCGCTGGCGCGTGAACTGGGTGCGGATGTCGTCGCCGCAGACGCGGTCCTGCGCGTCTCCGCCGATATCGTCAGCCCCAACGCGCTCGGCGCGATCCTGACCGAAGAGTCGATCGCCGCGCTCGATTGCCGGGTCGTGGCGGGCGGTGCCAACAACCAGCTCGCCACCCGCGCCGACGGCGACCGCATCCACGCGCGCGGCATCCTCTATGCGCCGGATTACGTCATCAACGCGGGCGGCATCATCAATGTCGGCCTGGAATATCTCGGCAAGGGCGACCGCGCCGAAGTCGAAGCCCGCATCGCTCGCATCCCAGATCGCCTGGAGCAGGTCTGGACCGAAAGCGACCGCACCGGTGCCCCCGCCAGCGAAGTCGCGGACATGATCGCACAACGGCTGATTGGGCGCTAA
- a CDS encoding alpha/beta fold hydrolase — protein sequence MNEVQRGAGRKLLLIHGLGGSWQSWSTIIDALSVERTVIAIDLPGHGATPAEHDSGTFEGLVGSVERYIADKGLDGIDVVGSSMGARIVLELARRGRVGNVVALDPGGFWRGWERTFFKTTIGVSGKLLRAIRPMLPMLSKNAASRTALLAQLSARPWALDPQVVTTELASLSTTPTFDALVHDLAGGPEQTGPAADPARRIVVGWGRHDRLCLPRQAARAKTAFPSANLHWFEASGHFPMWDQPDETVAVILAATQ from the coding sequence ATGAACGAAGTCCAACGCGGTGCCGGCCGCAAGCTGCTACTGATTCACGGTCTCGGCGGAAGCTGGCAATCGTGGAGCACCATTATTGACGCCCTCAGCGTCGAACGGACGGTGATCGCAATCGACCTTCCGGGACACGGCGCCACGCCAGCGGAGCACGATAGCGGCACTTTCGAAGGCCTTGTCGGCAGCGTCGAGCGTTATATCGCGGACAAGGGGCTGGACGGAATCGACGTCGTCGGCAGCTCAATGGGCGCGCGGATCGTTTTGGAGCTAGCCCGGCGTGGCCGGGTCGGCAATGTCGTGGCGCTTGATCCCGGCGGTTTTTGGCGCGGCTGGGAGCGCACATTCTTCAAAACTACCATCGGCGTTTCGGGGAAGTTGCTTCGAGCAATCCGGCCGATGTTGCCGATGCTCAGCAAGAACGCCGCCTCCCGCACCGCGTTGCTGGCACAGTTGTCCGCGCGTCCGTGGGCGCTCGATCCGCAGGTCGTTACGACGGAGTTGGCAAGCCTCAGCACGACACCGACATTCGACGCATTGGTGCATGACCTTGCAGGCGGGCCTGAGCAAACGGGTCCAGCAGCCGATCCCGCGCGTCGGATCGTGGTCGGTTGGGGCCGCCATGATCGCCTTTGCCTGCCAAGGCAGGCAGCGCGGGCGAAAACCGCCTTTCCCTCTGCCAATCTTCACTGGTTCGAGGCCAGCGGACATTTTCCCATGTGGGACCAGCCGGACGAGACGGTTGCCGTGATATTGGCCGCAACCCAGTGA
- a CDS encoding TonB-dependent receptor domain-containing protein, with product MLLLTSQLVAPHALAQAAAQPGPTGATVPQEEPAAEEEVEISAPGAGDTSEEIVVIGRNIPNIVKATPQVVSVLSSEDIARTGEGDIAGALTRVTGLSVVGNGFVFVRGLGDRYSSSLLNGLPLPSPEPLRRVVPLDLFPTNIIASALVQKSYSPNYPGEFGGGAINLTTRAAPRDSFLQIEGSIGFDTVTTSELGYVYDGGSADVFGYDDGERTVPGFIKAAGTNGTSITDPSQLIQMSNAPTTVVFENNHIPANWSASTSFGTSIDVGAVRIGVIGAGGMSNSWQTREQKQQVAIGADGGLASDFNQVTTDNRIIANGLLGIGIETGEHRIRFTNVYIHDTLKQAIIGLGDEENFGIPGQFGVPSFSTQNTNWFERQLFTSQIVAELDFGQFDLDLRGAYANTKRKAPYERAFRYIWNPNVADYTNSLSSPSAATIAFSDLNEDLWTGAADVSYELDTPRPITLSTGYAYSDTNRTSYRYFFRFIGPNNGPVGTAVSQQRPDYLLSDYNIQTYGITLRNESTGTGASAYDASLKVHAGYGQVEAELLDGLRASAGVRYETAKQQVLPTGSLAATNLGNDYWLPAATVTWNFAQNMQLRLHGSKTIARPQFRELAPQLYQDFESNRQFLGNPLLIDSQLYNAEARYEWFFARDQRVTLAGFFKKIENPIEAVAFVAGGSTSLQTGFSNAPSAKLYGAEIDAQKYIPLDTLGGGFFATKRLVLIGNYTFTKSKIESGNQLVPSPILGAPPVQSSLLFDDGAPLVGQSDHLVNFQIGFEDTASLSQLTVLFNYASERVTNRGPVVEGVRLPDIIEKPGLRLDVVARQGFNFAGAEMELKFEARNLTKTRYQEYQIFPSDVRVDTNTYNVGRTFTLGLSAKF from the coding sequence ATGCTGCTTCTGACATCGCAACTTGTGGCGCCACACGCGCTTGCACAGGCCGCCGCCCAGCCCGGGCCGACCGGTGCGACCGTGCCGCAGGAAGAACCGGCAGCCGAAGAAGAGGTCGAAATCTCGGCACCGGGCGCGGGGGACACGAGCGAGGAAATCGTCGTGATCGGCCGGAATATCCCGAATATCGTCAAGGCGACGCCACAGGTTGTGTCGGTGCTGTCGAGCGAGGATATCGCCCGGACCGGTGAGGGCGATATCGCGGGCGCACTGACCCGCGTCACCGGCCTCAGCGTCGTCGGCAACGGTTTCGTGTTCGTGCGCGGCCTCGGCGATCGCTATTCCTCGTCGCTGCTCAACGGTTTGCCCTTGCCAAGCCCGGAACCGCTGCGCCGCGTGGTGCCGCTCGACCTGTTCCCGACCAACATCATCGCATCGGCACTGGTGCAGAAAAGCTATTCGCCCAATTACCCCGGCGAATTCGGCGGCGGCGCGATCAACCTGACCACTCGCGCCGCGCCGCGCGACAGTTTCCTGCAGATCGAGGGGTCGATCGGTTTCGACACCGTCACCACCAGCGAACTGGGCTATGTCTATGACGGCGGGTCCGCCGACGTGTTCGGCTATGACGATGGCGAGCGCACTGTCCCCGGCTTCATCAAGGCCGCGGGCACCAACGGCACGTCGATCACCGATCCGTCACAGCTGATCCAGATGTCGAACGCGCCGACGACGGTGGTGTTCGAGAACAACCATATCCCGGCCAACTGGTCGGCCAGCACCAGCTTTGGCACCAGCATCGATGTCGGTGCGGTCCGCATCGGCGTGATCGGCGCGGGCGGCATGTCCAACAGCTGGCAGACGCGCGAGCAGAAGCAGCAGGTAGCGATCGGCGCAGACGGTGGTCTTGCCAGCGATTTCAACCAGGTCACGACCGACAACCGCATCATCGCCAATGGCCTGCTCGGTATCGGTATCGAAACCGGTGAACATCGCATCCGCTTCACCAATGTTTATATTCACGACACGCTGAAACAGGCGATCATCGGCCTGGGCGACGAAGAGAATTTCGGCATTCCCGGCCAGTTCGGCGTGCCGTCCTTCTCGACTCAGAACACCAACTGGTTCGAGCGTCAGCTGTTCACCAGCCAGATCGTCGCCGAACTCGATTTCGGACAGTTCGACCTCGATCTGCGCGGGGCCTATGCCAATACCAAGCGCAAGGCACCCTATGAGCGCGCGTTCCGCTATATCTGGAACCCGAACGTCGCCGACTATACCAACTCGCTGAGCAGCCCCAGCGCGGCGACGATCGCGTTCAGCGACCTGAACGAGGATCTGTGGACCGGAGCCGCCGATGTCAGCTACGAGCTGGACACACCGCGTCCGATCACGCTGTCGACCGGCTATGCCTATTCGGACACCAACCGCACGTCATACCGCTATTTCTTCCGCTTCATCGGCCCGAACAACGGACCCGTCGGCACGGCGGTTTCGCAGCAGCGCCCCGATTACCTGCTGTCGGATTATAATATCCAGACTTACGGCATCACGCTGCGCAACGAATCGACCGGTACCGGTGCGTCCGCCTATGACGCATCGCTGAAGGTCCATGCCGGTTACGGACAGGTCGAGGCGGAACTGCTTGACGGTCTGCGCGCCTCGGCGGGTGTGCGTTACGAAACGGCGAAGCAGCAGGTGCTGCCGACCGGTTCGCTCGCCGCGACCAATCTCGGTAATGACTATTGGCTGCCCGCCGCCACGGTGACCTGGAACTTCGCCCAGAATATGCAGCTGCGCCTGCACGGGTCGAAGACCATCGCTCGCCCGCAATTCCGCGAGCTGGCCCCGCAGCTGTACCAAGATTTCGAGAGCAACCGGCAGTTCCTGGGCAACCCGCTGCTGATCGACTCGCAACTGTATAATGCCGAGGCGCGCTACGAATGGTTCTTCGCGCGCGACCAGCGCGTGACGCTGGCGGGCTTCTTCAAGAAGATCGAAAATCCGATCGAGGCGGTGGCGTTCGTCGCGGGCGGATCGACCTCGCTCCAGACCGGCTTTTCCAACGCGCCGAGCGCCAAGCTCTATGGCGCAGAGATCGATGCGCAGAAGTACATTCCGCTCGATACGCTGGGCGGCGGCTTCTTCGCCACCAAGCGGCTGGTACTGATCGGCAACTACACTTTCACCAAGTCGAAGATCGAATCGGGCAACCAGCTGGTGCCAAGCCCGATCCTGGGTGCGCCGCCGGTGCAGTCGTCGCTGTTGTTCGACGACGGCGCGCCGCTGGTCGGCCAGTCGGACCATCTGGTCAATTTCCAGATCGGGTTCGAGGATACGGCGTCGCTGTCGCAGCTGACGGTGCTGTTCAACTATGCCAGCGAGCGCGTGACCAACCGTGGTCCGGTGGTCGAGGGCGTCCGTCTGCCCGACATCATCGAAAAGCCGGGTCTGCGCCTCGACGTGGTGGCGCGACAGGGCTTCAACTTCGCCGGTGCGGAGATGGAATTGAAGTTCGAGGCCCGCAACCTGACCAAGACGCGCTATCAGGAATATCAGATCTTTCCGAGCGACGTGCGGGTGGACACCAACACCTATAACGTCGGTCGCACCTTCACGCTGGGCCTCAGCGCGAAGTTCTGA
- a CDS encoding lytic murein transglycosylase, with the protein MRGFTGLVRRIVLVGTAVAALGVAGAPAVAQDEAGFRAYINGPLRQQAEREGVSRRTLDAVLPTLTFNPRVIELDRDQPGGGAYAPIPNFAPYKARHVDAARINRGRSTYQRLRPQLARVERETGVPESIMVAIFGHETNYGSYTGDFDLPRSLATLAYEGRRRSLFAGEFIATLKMVDRGVPRERLKGSWAGAFGYPQFLPSVYIRLARDGDGDGVANIWSNEADTLASIANYFVNAGWREGQPWGVAVNVPGSLDRSAIAARTTSPRCPRVFDRHSQWKTMAEWRALGVATQSGRWPDGNMLATLLEPDGPGKTAYLLTRNYQVILDYNCSNFYALSVGLLADEIEN; encoded by the coding sequence ATGCGGGGATTTACTGGCCTTGTGAGGCGTATCGTTTTGGTTGGAACAGCTGTCGCGGCGCTCGGCGTTGCGGGCGCTCCGGCGGTTGCTCAGGACGAGGCGGGGTTTCGCGCCTATATCAACGGGCCGCTGCGGCAACAGGCGGAGCGGGAGGGCGTCAGCCGCCGCACGCTCGACGCGGTGCTGCCGACGCTGACCTTCAACCCGCGCGTGATCGAACTGGACCGCGATCAGCCCGGCGGCGGCGCCTATGCGCCGATTCCCAATTTCGCACCGTACAAGGCGCGCCATGTCGATGCCGCGCGGATCAATCGCGGGCGCAGCACCTACCAACGGCTGCGGCCCCAGCTGGCGCGGGTCGAGCGCGAGACCGGCGTGCCCGAATCGATCATGGTCGCCATTTTCGGGCATGAAACCAATTACGGCAGCTATACCGGGGATTTCGATCTGCCGCGCAGCCTGGCGACGCTCGCCTATGAAGGCCGCCGCCGCAGCCTGTTCGCGGGCGAGTTCATCGCCACGCTGAAGATGGTCGATCGCGGCGTCCCGCGTGAGCGGCTTAAGGGCAGCTGGGCCGGCGCATTCGGCTATCCGCAATTCCTGCCCTCGGTCTATATTCGTCTCGCGCGCGATGGCGATGGCGATGGCGTTGCGAACATCTGGTCGAACGAGGCAGATACGCTGGCGTCGATCGCCAATTATTTCGTCAATGCCGGGTGGCGCGAGGGGCAACCCTGGGGCGTTGCGGTCAATGTGCCCGGATCGCTCGATCGCAGCGCGATTGCCGCCCGCACCACCTCACCACGTTGCCCGCGCGTGTTCGACCGGCATTCGCAGTGGAAGACGATGGCCGAATGGCGCGCGCTGGGCGTCGCCACGCAATCGGGGCGCTGGCCGGATGGCAATATGCTGGCGACGCTGCTGGAGCCGGACGGCCCGGGCAAGACCGCCTATCTGCTGACCCGCAATTATCAGGTCATCCTCGATTATAATTGCTCCAATTTCTATGCGCTCTCGGTGGGATTGCTGGCCGATGAAATCGAAAATTAG
- a CDS encoding ATPase, T2SS/T4P/T4SS family, with amino-acid sequence MDAAQTLSELIDAARRAQVTALHICREPDGDAVYARFPAGLTRIRQAGPGAKWYEQAANVTGATAMAGRIAIAIERESATASALGGLGMPGRMWRAIDALDTPHGGVFVVVSRDPASRQAVMVALGQPAEHRYVPWIDPVRERVETAARMDCDAILIDGVTDRGTAALLFDIAHSGRRVVLGVEAADSIGAIAQLRSLRVERHMLGAALRAVVAVCPAPGLCAVCRLADQTSTSESALLGVDPGTAIYRAAGCGGCDGTGFGAPVMVFESIVADAPLRRLLVEGADATIIARHAFLKAPSLAGSARLLVREGVIPPDAAIRIAREGGVSPDARRRHPHVLSSSVEWVDDPASPPLSARLRGDRSSIG; translated from the coding sequence GTGGACGCCGCGCAAACCCTGAGCGAACTGATCGATGCAGCGCGGCGGGCGCAGGTGACGGCCTTGCACATTTGCCGCGAACCGGACGGGGATGCGGTCTATGCGCGCTTTCCCGCCGGTTTGACGCGTATCCGTCAGGCCGGACCCGGCGCGAAATGGTATGAGCAGGCGGCAAATGTCACGGGCGCGACTGCGATGGCCGGACGCATCGCCATCGCGATCGAGCGCGAGTCCGCCACCGCGAGCGCGCTGGGCGGGCTGGGCATGCCGGGGCGGATGTGGCGCGCGATCGATGCGCTGGACACCCCCCATGGCGGCGTTTTCGTAGTCGTCTCGCGCGATCCGGCGTCCAGGCAAGCGGTCATGGTCGCACTCGGCCAACCCGCCGAACATCGTTACGTCCCGTGGATCGATCCGGTGCGCGAGCGCGTCGAAACGGCGGCGCGCATGGATTGCGATGCGATCCTGATCGACGGCGTCACGGATCGCGGCACCGCAGCGCTGCTGTTCGATATCGCGCATAGCGGCCGTCGCGTCGTGCTGGGCGTCGAGGCGGCAGACTCGATTGGCGCGATCGCGCAATTGCGGTCGTTGCGGGTGGAGCGCCACATGCTCGGCGCGGCGTTGCGGGCGGTGGTGGCAGTTTGCCCGGCACCCGGCCTGTGTGCGGTGTGCCGGCTCGCCGATCAGACCAGCACGTCCGAATCGGCATTGCTGGGGGTCGATCCCGGTACCGCCATCTATCGTGCGGCGGGATGCGGGGGCTGTGATGGCACCGGGTTCGGCGCGCCGGTGATGGTGTTCGAATCCATCGTCGCGGACGCGCCCCTGCGCCGGCTTCTGGTCGAAGGGGCCGATGCGACGATTATCGCCCGGCACGCCTTTTTAAAGGCACCCAGCCTTGCCGGTTCTGCGCGGTTACTGGTACGCGAGGGTGTCATTCCGCCCGACGCGGCGATTCGGATCGCGCGCGAGGGTGGGGTTTCCCCGGATGCACGGCGCAGGCATCCGCATGTTCTGTCATCTTCCGTGGAGTGGGTTGACGATCCCGCCTCACCCCCGCTAAGCGCGCGGCTTCGCGGCGATCGTAGTTCAATTGGTTAG